Proteins from a genomic interval of bacterium:
- the recF gene encoding DNA replication and repair protein RecF (All proteins in this family for which functions are known are DNA-binding proteins that assist the filamentation of RecA onto DNA for the initiation of recombination or recombinational repair.), with amino-acid sequence MLKSISIQDFRCFAGASWAPGSGRHILVGDNGAGKTSVLEAIYFLATTRSFRSSRLADCVRWQHDGFWVSGRLEGDRGTELVASWKPGGGQRLVNGKSAPLSDYLAVLPAFSWSTRDNPLLDGEPEARRRLLDQGIVSKKPLEVEVLSRYRRVLVAKRRLLADGGGTSSGDTLESWNRLLAEFGNELIRLRYTYLSELQAALAETLIESGIELQPVELRYRPNPESGAESVEGFLRALELERKSELRRRRSLVGPHRDRLEIRWGMSDIGRSASAGERKLFGLVLTAARRRALRAGGREPIILLDDLDATLDGPHLEAAWRLFDNVPQVVASSADPATGRRFNGVSSWCLKDGRIEPL; translated from the coding sequence CTGCTGAAAAGCATCTCAATTCAAGACTTTCGCTGCTTTGCGGGAGCGAGCTGGGCTCCGGGAAGCGGTCGCCACATTCTCGTTGGCGACAACGGTGCCGGCAAGACGTCGGTCCTCGAGGCGATCTACTTTCTCGCCACCACTCGGAGCTTTCGCAGCAGCCGGCTCGCCGACTGCGTGCGTTGGCAGCACGATGGTTTCTGGGTCAGCGGACGTCTGGAAGGGGATCGGGGAACCGAGTTGGTGGCCTCCTGGAAGCCCGGCGGAGGCCAGCGTTTGGTCAACGGCAAGAGCGCCCCACTGAGCGACTATTTGGCGGTTTTGCCGGCCTTCTCATGGTCCACGCGGGACAATCCGCTGCTCGATGGGGAGCCGGAGGCGCGCCGGCGGCTGTTGGATCAGGGAATCGTCTCCAAGAAGCCGCTCGAAGTGGAGGTGCTATCGCGCTATCGGCGCGTCCTCGTGGCCAAGAGGCGGCTCCTGGCGGATGGCGGCGGCACGAGCTCGGGCGACACTCTCGAGTCCTGGAATAGGCTTCTTGCCGAGTTTGGGAATGAGCTGATTAGGCTTCGGTACACTTACCTGAGTGAGCTCCAGGCTGCGCTCGCGGAAACGCTGATCGAGAGCGGGATCGAGCTTCAGCCCGTCGAGTTACGCTACCGGCCCAACCCCGAGTCGGGGGCCGAATCGGTCGAGGGTTTTCTGAGGGCTCTGGAACTCGAGCGCAAGAGTGAGTTGAGACGCAGGAGAAGCCTGGTGGGGCCACACCGGGACCGCCTCGAGATCCGCTGGGGTATGTCGGATATCGGCCGTTCGGCGTCGGCCGGAGAGCGCAAGCTCTTCGGGCTGGTGCTGACCGCGGCCAGACGGCGGGCTCTACGGGCCGGTGGCCGGGAGCCGATCATCTTGCTGGATGACCTGGACGCGACCCTCGACGGCCCCCATCTGGAGGCTGCTTGGCGACTCTTCGACAACGTGCCGCAGGTGGTCGCTTCGTCGGCGGATCCGGCGACAGGTCGCCGATTCAATGGGGTCAGTAGCTGGTGTCTGAAGGACGGCCGAATCGAGCCGCTGTAG